The following is a genomic window from Candidatus Poribacteria bacterium.
CGATAGATGAACTATCCAAATTAATGAAAGAAGGTTTTGAAGCATTAAACAAACGGCTTAATCACATAGACATACGACTCCGTTCTGTTGAAACCGATGTTGCGTGGATAAAAGGTAAGTTTGAAGGGAGACAAGAAGACAGAGCGAGTGTCTGGCAGGTTATCACGACTGCTACTGCTGTTGGAGCAGCCATCATTGCACTTATTGCGCTCTTCTTGAAATAACTGAAATAATCTAATGCCTTTCCCTCCAGCTGCTTGCCCGATTCTTCTTCATTCGTTTCTTTGCTTCCCTTTTCACGCTCGAACGGAATGGAACTCTTAACCCACAACTCATAACCCAGCACCCATCTAAACACACTTTCCCGCTCGAAGGGAATTGAAATCGACCGATACTTAATACGCACAACGCATCACAATTTGGAATGAACTATGGAAATCCCTTTACTTTATGACATCTGCATCATATTCGGCTTATCAATTGGCGTTCTACTCATCTGTCATAGATTGGGGGTGCCCTCGATCGTTGGCTTCCTCGTGACAGGATTGATTGCAGGGCCTCACGGATTGGAGCTAATTCGGGCTGACCACGAAGTTGAAATCCTAGCCGAGATTGGGGTCATTTTACTGCTGTTCACCATCGGCATCGAATTTTCACTGAAACATCTGCTTCAGATTAAGCAAGCAGTGTTGATAGGGGGATCATTACAGGTCGGATTGACGCTGCTCGCGGCGTTTGCACTCGCTTGGCACTTCGGACAGGCGATCAACGCATCGCTTTTTATCGGTTGCCTCGCCGCCCTTAGCAGCACGGCGATCGTGATGAAATTGCTACAAGAGCGTGATGAAACAAGAACGCCGCATGGAGGCACAGCATTGGCAATCCTGATTTTTCAGGATATTGCCATCGTCCCGATGATCCTGATTACGCCAATCCTTGCCGGACACGCAGGAGACATGAGCAGGGCACTCATTTTACTGTTGGTAAAAGGTGTCGCGATGATTGCTGTGGTGTTTGTTGGGGCAAAATACATCGTGCCGCGCATTCTATCGCAAGTCCTGCGAACGCGCAGCCGAGAGATCTTCTTGTTGAGCGTTCTCGCAATCTGCCTCGCCGTCGTCTGGTTGACATCGCGTTTCGGCGTGTCTTTGGCACTTGGTGCCTTCCTCGCAGGACTAATCGTCTCCGAATCGGAGTCGAGCCACGACGCACTCGGTCACATCTCACCGTTTCGGGATGTGTTCACCAGCTTCTTCTTTGTGTCAGTCGGGATGTTACTCGATTTTCACATACTCTTTGAAAAGCCATTGTTGATTGCAGGACTGACAATCGGTGTTCTCGTTGTAAAAAGCATCATTGCGGGCGGAGTAACCTCGATGCTCGGATACCCGCTACGCACGGCGATTCTGGCGGGACTCACACTCAGTCAGGTAGGAGAATTTGCGTTGATCCTCGCGAAATCGGGTATCGAACACGGCTTGCTCAGTGACGCAAATTACAACCTGTTTCTCGCTGTTTCGGTTGTAACGATGGCTGTAACACCCTTTATCATCTCGGCAGCACCGCATGTCGCCGGTGGGATACTACGATTGCCGCTCCCAAGACGACTCGTGTCAGGATTAAAACCCATCGCTGCAACGCAAAATACTGAGCGGACGAACCATGTCATCATTATTGGTTTCGGCGTCAACGGACGAAACGTCGCAAAAGCCGCCCGGGCGGCAGACATCCCGTATGTCATCGTCGAAATGAATCCCGAAATCGTCCGAACGGAACAAGCCAATGGTGAGCCGATTTTCTACGGTGATGCTATTCACGACGCCGTACTTCACCATGCGAACATCAAAGCAGCGCGAGTTGTTGTCGTCGTCATTGCTGATGATGCCGCCTCGCGTCGAATCGTGGCAGCCGCCCACGCCTTGAATCCAACGGCGCACATTATCGCCAGAACGCGCCATCTTGCTGAAGTCGAACCGCTATATCGTATCGGGGCAAAAGAAGTGATTCCAGAGGAGTTCGAGACATCCGTCGAAATTTTCACGCGGGTGTTGATGGAATATCTCATCCCGCATGATCAGATCGAACAGTTCATTGCCGAGGTCCGGGCTGATGGGTATAAGATGTTCCGTACACCGCCCGAGGACACATCATCCGCCTCCGACCTGAAGGTGCATTTCCCTGACTTTGAGATTGCAGTCCTATGGGTCGATCCGAAATCACCTTTTGTTGGGAAATCCTTGACAGAAATCGCTTTACGAGGGACCTCCGAGGTGACGATCTTAGCAGTCCGACGCAATGAACAGATTTTAACGAATCCGCACGACGAACTACGGATTGAGCTTGATGACGAAGTTTATCTGCTCGGAAACCCTGAGAAAATCGCTCAGGTTGCCGATCTGTTCGATAACCCTGAAAACCAAGAACCAACACAAACGGATGTGGCGGATTAATGTTACACTTTCTACCAAATTATTTTTTTCACAACAGAAAATCGGGAATGAAACATCAACAAACCCTTACGACCACTATGTTCTCTAACGTTACACACCCAACACAAAATGTTACACCAGTGTAACATTTTTAAGGGAAATTACGAAGAAATATATCGTTAAGTTAAAACTATATTCACGTCCGTTTTCACGAAGAATAGACTGATTCAACATCGCCTCTGGTAAATTCCGCTTGATCTCTTTTTTTTCCTATATTATCATTGTTGTATTGGAGGTTTTAACTATGCAAGCCAAGCCACTTATGAGCGAGCACAGCAAACTGACCGACGCGCAGCTGCGGGAGTTTATCGTGAATGGACATCTCACCGTCCAAACCGATCTGCCGCGGAGTTTTCATGAAACCATCTATCGTAAAACGCAGGAATACACAGAAAAAGAAGGGAATTTAGGGAACAACATCTTGCCGCGCGTCCCAGAGTTGCAAGCTGTTTTTGAAGATCCAGCCGTCCGAGGTGCGTTCACAAGTATTCTCGGCGAGAATTACGCCATGCATTCCCATCGGCATCCGCATCGCAACAATCCACACAGCGATGGACAAGGATTCCACAAGGATAGTTATTGGGGTTATCAGAAAGTCCGCCATCATTGTCCGCGTTGGGCAATGGCGTTCTACTACCCCCAAGATTCGCCGGTCGAAATCGGACCCTCAGCCGTTTTACCCGGAACGCAGTACTATAGCACTCGCATCACGAAAAATAATGATGGTGAGTTAGCACTCAGTGGCGCAGCGGGGACGATAACGATTATCCACTTTGACCTGTGGCATCGCGCCATGGCGAATCTGACCGACAAAACGCGCTACATGATGAAGTTCCAGTTCGTTCGGATGGACGCACCGCGGGCACCCGAATGGAACGTAACCAATCCGCACTGGAGACTGGAAAACGGCGATCCGGCAATCCCGCGGCATCAAGGCACATGGCGGCACGTCTGGAACTGGATGGCAGGAGAATCCAACGGGCATGCAGCGCAGCCGGTTTCCAATGGAAATCTGTCAAAACACATCACAGCATTGGG
Proteins encoded in this region:
- a CDS encoding HEAT repeat domain-containing protein — its product is MQAKPLMSEHSKLTDAQLREFIVNGHLTVQTDLPRSFHETIYRKTQEYTEKEGNLGNNILPRVPELQAVFEDPAVRGAFTSILGENYAMHSHRHPHRNNPHSDGQGFHKDSYWGYQKVRHHCPRWAMAFYYPQDSPVEIGPSAVLPGTQYYSTRITKNNDGELALSGAAGTITIIHFDLWHRAMANLTDKTRYMMKFQFVRMDAPRAPEWNVTNPHWRLENGDPAIPRHQGTWRHVWNWMAGESNGHAAQPVSNGNLSKHITALGNEDTSLRSDAADEIGMLGESAAEAIPHLIQALCDVYEPVRLNAAYALGAIGAPAVPQLIEVLGVEDQIMRRMAAYALAAVGTPAVSALSEALQHAEDAVRVEATYALAQIGVDAEPAIPALMERTKDNSVEVRRYLAEAFGGIGPAASPALPVLCDMLISDGDGQARFEAALALAQIGPAASDAIPVLTKAFADENRYVRDNAVLALKRIDTPEAESALFDYLLMTRWCPITNRESTH
- a CDS encoding cation:proton antiporter, giving the protein MEIPLLYDICIIFGLSIGVLLICHRLGVPSIVGFLVTGLIAGPHGLELIRADHEVEILAEIGVILLLFTIGIEFSLKHLLQIKQAVLIGGSLQVGLTLLAAFALAWHFGQAINASLFIGCLAALSSTAIVMKLLQERDETRTPHGGTALAILIFQDIAIVPMILITPILAGHAGDMSRALILLLVKGVAMIAVVFVGAKYIVPRILSQVLRTRSREIFLLSVLAICLAVVWLTSRFGVSLALGAFLAGLIVSESESSHDALGHISPFRDVFTSFFFVSVGMLLDFHILFEKPLLIAGLTIGVLVVKSIIAGGVTSMLGYPLRTAILAGLTLSQVGEFALILAKSGIEHGLLSDANYNLFLAVSVVTMAVTPFIISAAPHVAGGILRLPLPRRLVSGLKPIAATQNTERTNHVIIIGFGVNGRNVAKAARAADIPYVIVEMNPEIVRTEQANGEPIFYGDAIHDAVLHHANIKAARVVVVVIADDAASRRIVAAAHALNPTAHIIARTRHLAEVEPLYRIGAKEVIPEEFETSVEIFTRVLMEYLIPHDQIEQFIAEVRADGYKMFRTPPEDTSSASDLKVHFPDFEIAVLWVDPKSPFVGKSLTEIALRGTSEVTILAVRRNEQILTNPHDELRIELDDEVYLLGNPEKIAQVADLFDNPENQEPTQTDVAD